The proteins below are encoded in one region of Juglans microcarpa x Juglans regia isolate MS1-56 chromosome 4D, Jm3101_v1.0, whole genome shotgun sequence:
- the LOC121259712 gene encoding uncharacterized protein LOC121259712: protein MRKRDLAILMLSAFAIFFSLQHEGDFSFREAWMHLSDEYPLKYEAERLPPPIVCDLNGDGKKEVLVATHDAKIQVLEPHSRRVDEGFSDARVLAEVSLLRDKIRISSGRRPVAMAAGLVDRGKPEQKPKQVLVVVTSGWSVMCFDHNLNKLWENNLQEHFPHNAHHREIAILISNYTIKHGDAGLVIVGGRMEMQPHIALDPFEEIGMPEKNAEQHRRSASEKEASDNPGAVDLRHFVFFAFAGRSGEHRWSSKNESTEERSSDASELIPQHNYKLDVHTLNSRHPGEFECREFRESILGVMPHHWDRREDTVLKLAHFRRHKRKNLKKTSGKTTNYPFHKPEENHPPGKDTRKKISNLIGKAADYASSAKSKKTPPYIPTITTYTKIWWVPNVVVAHQKEGIIVMHLASGRTMCKLHLQEGGLHADINGDGVLDHVQAVGGNGAEQTVVSGSMEVLRPCWAVATSGVPAREQLFNASICQYSHSNFFQHGDFSRYYGRTPDVTSLEVATPILIPRSDGHRHRKGSHGDVIFLTNRGEVTSYSPLSHEHGADWQWHLSTGATWSNLPSPSGMMEATMVVPTLKAFSLRMHDNQEVILAAGDQEAVVISPGGSPLTSIDLPGAPTHALICEDFSNDGLNDIILVTSSGVYGFVQTRQPGALFFSTLVGCLILVMGVIFVTQHLNSMKGKPRASSGPR, encoded by the exons ATGAGGAAGCGAGACTTGGCCATTCTCATGCTCTCCGCTTTTGCTATCTTCTTCTCCCTTCAG CACGAGGGCGATTTCTCATTCAGAGAGGCATGGATGCATCTATCCGATGAGTACCCTCTTAAATACGAAGCCGAGCGCCTCCCTCCGCCAATCGTATGCGACTTAAACGGCGACGGAAAGAAAGAAGTCCTCGTGGCCACCCACGACGCCAAAATTCAG gttttggagCCACACTCCAGGCGTGTGGATGAAGGGTTCAGTGATGCGCGTGTGCTCGCAGAGGTGAGCTTGTTGCGTGACAAAATAAGGATTTCTTCTGGGAGGCGTCCTGTAGCCATGGCTGCAGGCCTTGTTGATCGAGGTAAACCCGAACAGAAGCCGAAGCAGGTCCTGGTTGTTGTTACTTCAGGTTGGTCTGTTATGTGCTTCGATCACAACCTCAACAAGCTGTGGGAAAACAATTTGCAG GAACATTTCCCGCATAATGCTCATCATAGGGAGATCGCAATCTTGATAAGCAATTACACCATTAAGCATGGGGATGCTGGATTAGTGATTGTTGGTGGGAGAATGGAAATGCAACCTCat ATTGCCTTGGATCCTTTTGAAGAAATTGGGATGCCTGAAAAAAATGCTGAGCAACATAGAAGAAGTGCCAGTGAAAAAGAG GCTTCTGATAACCCTGGAGCTGTTGATTTACGCCATTTTGTATTTTTCGCATTTGCTGGTCGATCTGGTGAACACCGATGGAGTAGTAAGAATGAG AGTACTGAAGAACGTTCTTCCGATGCGTCAGAGTTAATTCCGCAGCATAACTATAAGCTTGATGTTCATACTCTGAATAGTCGTCATCCTGGAGAG TTTGAGTGTAGGGAATTCAGAGAGTCAATTCTTGGAGTAATGCCACATCACTGG GATAGGAGAGAAGATACTGTGTTGAAGCTGGCACACTTCAGGCGGCACAAAaggaaaaatttgaagaaaacatCTGGAAAGACCACAAACTACCCTTTTCACAAGCCTGAGGAAAACCATCCTCCAGGGAAagacacaagaaaaaaaatttcaaacctgATTGGAAAGGCTGCAGATTATGCTAGTTCAGCAAAGTCTAAGAAG ACACCACCTTATATTCCTACCATAACAACCTACACAAAGATTTGGTGGGTTCCGAATGTTGTCGTGGCTCATCAGAAGGAAGGGATAATAGTTATGCATTTGGCATCAGGTCGCACCATGTGTAAG CTTCATCTTCAAGAAGGTGGCCTTCATGCTGATATCAATGGTGACGGAGTCCTAGACCATGTCCAG GCTGTTGGAGGAAATGGTGCTGAGCAGACTGTTGTTAGTGGATCCATGGAAGTTTTACGACCATGTTGGGCTGTTGCAACCTCTGGTGTACCAGCACGAGAGCAACTCTTCAATGCTTCAATCTGTCAGTATAGCCACTCTAACTTTTTCCAGCATGGAGATTTCTCCAGATACTATGGTCGTACACCAGATGTTACTTCTTTGGAGGTGGCGACACCTATTCTAATCCCAAGAAGTGATGGTCATAGGCATCGTAAGGGAAGCCATGGTGATGTTATCTTCTTGACAAATCGAGGGGAG GTAACTTCATACTCCCCTCTCTCGCATGAGCATGGTGCTGATTGGCAATGGCATCTCTCAACTGGTGCTACATGGTCAAATCTTCCATCCCCATCTGGTATGATGGAAGCTACTATGGTAGTCCCCACACTGAAGGCATTTTCGTTGCGCATGCATGACAATCAAGAAGTGATCCTAGCAGCAGGAGATCAAGAAGCTGTGGTGATATCTCCAGGAGGAAGTCCATTAACATCAATTGATCTTCCCGGGGCACCAACGCATGCTCTAATCTGTGAGGACTTTTCAAATGATGGACTCAATGACATTATTCTTGTGACTTCGAGTGGGGTGTATGGCTTTGTCCAAACAAGGCAGCCTGGTGCCCTGTTCTTCAGCACACTGGTAGGTTGCCTTATACTTGTGATGGGAGTCATATTTGTCACCCAACACTTGAATTCCATGAAGGGGAAACCTCGTGCTTCATCTGGTCCCCGGTGA
- the LOC121260825 gene encoding protein SHI RELATED SEQUENCE 1-like isoform X2 has protein sequence MAGFFPLGRGRSGTPSSQEDHRQQSGNNPPTEIPPENLFWYKNEEVAYKQGFELWQQQEQVLLQQQEQQQRHQQQQLQQDLYASAAGLGVGPSRSSINVSDHDSPSRSAFMMMRSAGGGISCQDCGNQAKKDCVHMRCRTCCKSRGLECPTHVKSTWVPASKRRERQQQLASIQQQHHELQLRGENPKRHRENPTTSSLACTRLPTSASGLEVGHFPAELRSAAVFRCVRVSSIDDADDQYAYQTAVNIGGHVFKGILYDQGPETNYSAAGESSSGGGGVQPLNLIASATTASATTASGGGADVGSSAMTLLDPSSLYPAPLNTFIAVQVSS, from the exons ATGGCTGGGTTTTTCCCATTAGGTAGAGGAAGATCAGGTACTCCAAGCAGCCAGGAAGATCATCGTCAGCAAAGCGGCAACAACCCGCCAACGGAAATCCCGCCGGAGAACTTGTTTTGGTACAAGAATGAGGAAGTGGCGTACAAGCAGGGTTTCGAGCTATGGCAACAGCAGGAACAAGTACTTCTACAACAGCAAGAGCAACAGCAACGGCACCAGCAGCAACAGCTACAGCAAGATCTCTACGCTTCAGCGGCTGGGTTAGGGGTGGGGCCCAGCAGGAGCTCAATCAACGTCTCTGATCATGACTCGCCGTCGAGATCGGCGTTCATGATGATGAGGTCCGCAGGTGGAGGGATAAGCTGCCAGGACTGCGGGAACCAAGCCAAGAAGGACTGCGTTCACATGCGGTGCAGGACTTGTTGTAAAAGCCGAGGGTTAGAGTGTCCAACCCATGTCAAAAGCACTTGGGTCCCAGCTTCTAAGCGCCGCGAGCGTCAACAACAACTCGCTTCTATACAGCAACAGCACCATGAACTTCAGCTCCGCGGAGAGAATCCCAAAAGACACAGAGAGAATCCAACCACTTCCTCTCTCGCCTGCACTCGTTTGCCCACCAGCGCGTCAG GGTTAGAAGTCGGACATTTTCCAGCAGAACTGCGCTCTGCCGCTGTTTTCCGTTGCGTACGAGTGAGCTCCATTGACGATGCAGACGATCAATATGCGTATCAGACGGCTGTGAACATAGGAGGCCATGTTTTTAAGGGTATCCTCTATGACCAAGGCCCCGAAACTAACTACTCAGCTGCCGGGGAGAGCTCCTCCGGCGGTGGTGGAGTTCAACCTCTTAACCTCATTGCTAGTGCCACAACTGCCAGCGCCACCActgctagtggtggtggtgcagACGTGGGTTCTTCTGCTATGACACTTCTCGATCCTTCTTCTCTATACCCAGCTCCGCTTAACACCTTCATAGCTG TACAAGTCTCATCCTGA
- the LOC121260825 gene encoding protein SHI RELATED SEQUENCE 1-like isoform X1, with product MAGFFPLGRGRSGTPSSQEDHRQQSGNNPPTEIPPENLFWYKNEEVAYKQGFELWQQQEQVLLQQQEQQQRHQQQQLQQDLYASAAGLGVGPSRSSINVSDHDSPSRSAFMMMRSAGGGISCQDCGNQAKKDCVHMRCRTCCKSRGLECPTHVKSTWVPASKRRERQQQLASIQQQHHELQLRGENPKRHRENPTTSSLACTRLPTSASGLEVGHFPAELRSAAVFRCVRVSSIDDADDQYAYQTAVNIGGHVFKGILYDQGPETNYSAAGESSSGGGGVQPLNLIASATTASATTASGGGADVGSSAMTLLDPSSLYPAPLNTFIAGTQFFPPPRS from the exons ATGGCTGGGTTTTTCCCATTAGGTAGAGGAAGATCAGGTACTCCAAGCAGCCAGGAAGATCATCGTCAGCAAAGCGGCAACAACCCGCCAACGGAAATCCCGCCGGAGAACTTGTTTTGGTACAAGAATGAGGAAGTGGCGTACAAGCAGGGTTTCGAGCTATGGCAACAGCAGGAACAAGTACTTCTACAACAGCAAGAGCAACAGCAACGGCACCAGCAGCAACAGCTACAGCAAGATCTCTACGCTTCAGCGGCTGGGTTAGGGGTGGGGCCCAGCAGGAGCTCAATCAACGTCTCTGATCATGACTCGCCGTCGAGATCGGCGTTCATGATGATGAGGTCCGCAGGTGGAGGGATAAGCTGCCAGGACTGCGGGAACCAAGCCAAGAAGGACTGCGTTCACATGCGGTGCAGGACTTGTTGTAAAAGCCGAGGGTTAGAGTGTCCAACCCATGTCAAAAGCACTTGGGTCCCAGCTTCTAAGCGCCGCGAGCGTCAACAACAACTCGCTTCTATACAGCAACAGCACCATGAACTTCAGCTCCGCGGAGAGAATCCCAAAAGACACAGAGAGAATCCAACCACTTCCTCTCTCGCCTGCACTCGTTTGCCCACCAGCGCGTCAG GGTTAGAAGTCGGACATTTTCCAGCAGAACTGCGCTCTGCCGCTGTTTTCCGTTGCGTACGAGTGAGCTCCATTGACGATGCAGACGATCAATATGCGTATCAGACGGCTGTGAACATAGGAGGCCATGTTTTTAAGGGTATCCTCTATGACCAAGGCCCCGAAACTAACTACTCAGCTGCCGGGGAGAGCTCCTCCGGCGGTGGTGGAGTTCAACCTCTTAACCTCATTGCTAGTGCCACAACTGCCAGCGCCACCActgctagtggtggtggtgcagACGTGGGTTCTTCTGCTATGACACTTCTCGATCCTTCTTCTCTATACCCAGCTCCGCTTAACACCTTCATAGCTGGTACGCAATTCTTCCCACCCCCaagatcttga